Proteins from a single region of Segatella copri:
- a CDS encoding glycosyltransferase family 2 protein, with protein sequence MDISVIIPLFNEEESLQELFAWIKRVMDSNDFTYEVIFVNDGSTDRSWNVIEELAEKNEQVKGIKFRRNYGKSPALFCGFKEAQGDVVITMDADLQDSPDEIPGLYQMIMKEGYDLVSGYKQNRKEGDPLSKTIPTKLFNATARKVSGIHNLHDFNCGLKAYRLDVVKNIEVYGEMHRYIPYLAKNAGFAKIGEKPVHHQARKFGKSKFMGWNRFVNGYLDLMTLWFLSNFGKKPMHVFGFLGSVVFFVAFLSLIGLGIDKAIDLHNGIYGHLITDSPYFFIALVAMVLGSQLFLAGFLGDLISRQNPNRNDYQIEKEIRCGK encoded by the coding sequence ATGGATATTTCAGTAATAATTCCTCTTTTCAATGAGGAAGAGTCGTTACAAGAGCTCTTCGCCTGGATAAAGCGAGTAATGGACTCAAACGATTTTACTTATGAAGTCATCTTTGTGAACGACGGTTCTACCGACCGTTCATGGAACGTCATAGAAGAACTTGCTGAGAAGAACGAGCAAGTAAAGGGTATCAAATTCCGCAGAAACTATGGAAAGAGCCCAGCACTCTTCTGTGGTTTCAAAGAAGCGCAGGGCGATGTTGTCATCACCATGGATGCCGATCTACAGGATTCTCCAGACGAGATTCCGGGACTCTACCAGATGATTATGAAAGAGGGATACGACCTCGTGTCAGGTTACAAGCAGAACCGTAAAGAAGGAGATCCTCTAAGCAAGACCATCCCTACCAAACTCTTCAATGCTACTGCACGCAAAGTAAGCGGCATTCACAATCTGCACGACTTCAACTGCGGTTTGAAAGCTTATCGCCTCGACGTAGTTAAGAATATCGAGGTATATGGTGAGATGCATCGTTATATCCCATATCTAGCCAAGAATGCAGGTTTTGCCAAGATAGGCGAAAAGCCTGTTCATCATCAGGCAAGAAAGTTCGGCAAATCAAAGTTTATGGGATGGAACCGCTTTGTAAATGGTTATCTTGACCTGATGACTCTCTGGTTCCTGAGCAATTTTGGCAAAAAGCCCATGCACGTATTCGGCTTCCTGGGTAGCGTCGTATTCTTCGTAGCCTTTCTATCGCTCATCGGCCTAGGTATAGACAAGGCCATCGACCTGCACAACGGCATCTACGGACATCTCATTACCGATTCACCTTACTTCTTCATTGCTCTTGTAGCGATGGTTTTGGGTAGTCAGCTGTTCCTTGCCGGATTCCTGGGCGACCTTATCAGCCGCCAGAACCCAAACCGTAACGATTATCAAATAGAAAAAGAAATAAGATGCGGAAAATAA
- a CDS encoding DUF6048 family protein, whose translation MMHPKHISTYILAAATSMLSLFAVLPCQAQSKKKIIEQQPDTIPFFRGMSVGVDLIGPVQLIVSDYGQYEASLRINLKDKYYPVFELGYGKADASDEATQITYKTSAPYFRLGVDWNLLKNKHDDYRLFGGFRYACTYYEYDLSAPPVTDPVWGGETSYGGNGISCNYHWLEGVIGIDAKIWGPVRMGWSFRYKRRLFKNDGELGNTWYVPGYGKQGGSRLGGTFNVTLEI comes from the coding sequence ATGATGCATCCAAAGCACATTTCTACATATATTTTGGCAGCCGCAACTAGTATGCTATCCCTATTTGCTGTTCTCCCCTGTCAGGCCCAAAGCAAGAAGAAGATCATAGAGCAGCAGCCTGACACCATACCTTTTTTTAGAGGTATGTCTGTGGGAGTTGACCTGATAGGTCCCGTACAGTTGATAGTTAGCGACTATGGGCAGTACGAAGCATCTCTCCGTATCAATCTGAAAGACAAGTATTATCCTGTTTTCGAATTGGGTTATGGAAAGGCAGATGCCAGCGATGAGGCAACCCAAATCACCTACAAGACCAGCGCTCCCTATTTCAGATTAGGTGTAGACTGGAATCTTCTGAAGAACAAACACGACGACTACCGGCTGTTTGGCGGTTTCCGTTATGCCTGCACCTATTATGAATATGACCTGAGCGCCCCACCCGTTACAGACCCAGTATGGGGCGGCGAAACGTCCTATGGAGGTAACGGCATTTCCTGCAACTATCATTGGCTGGAAGGTGTAATAGGTATTGATGCCAAAATCTGGGGTCCCGTCCGTATGGGCTGGAGTTTCAGATACAAACGCCGCCTCTTCAAGAACGATGGAGAATTAGGCAACACCTGGTATGTGCCAGGCTACGGTAAACAGGGAGGTTCACGCCTTGGCGGAACATTCAATGTAACCCTAGAGATTTAA
- a CDS encoding DUF6452 family protein: protein MRKIIPFVVFMVLAMMGCTSLDCPLNNTVYTKYKLMGDNKTLKDTLTISTKKIAGTDSVLINKDVNVDSFSLPMSYSLNEDILFFEIHTLSKQVFKDTVTVSKENRSHFESVDCSPSFFHTITDVKTTHNYIDSIVINQKEVNYDASKAHFYIYFGSRN from the coding sequence ATGCGGAAAATAATACCTTTCGTCGTTTTCATGGTTCTAGCCATGATGGGATGTACATCTCTCGACTGCCCACTCAACAATACTGTATATACCAAATACAAGTTGATGGGCGACAATAAAACGCTAAAAGACACGCTAACGATTTCTACGAAAAAGATAGCAGGAACAGATAGTGTGCTGATCAATAAGGATGTAAACGTAGACAGTTTCAGTCTGCCTATGAGTTACAGCCTGAATGAAGACATATTGTTTTTCGAGATACATACCCTATCGAAGCAAGTATTCAAGGACACCGTGACTGTATCAAAGGAAAACCGCTCTCATTTTGAGTCGGTAGACTGCAGTCCATCGTTCTTCCATACGATAACCGATGTTAAGACTACTCACAATTACATTGACTCAATAGTCATCAATCAAAAAGAGGTAAATTATGATGCATCCAAAGCACATTTCTACATATATTTTGGCAGCCGCAACTAG
- a CDS encoding endonuclease MutS2, with amino-acid sequence MIYPDNFENKIGFNEIRKMLRERCLSPLGKEQVDKMAFSSDAEQVNEWLMQVREFRRLMEEVEDFPLQYFYDVRESILRIRVENSHLEEDELFDLRRSLSTIADMVKILNHSDDDDEPEDGWKREKKYPYPALHRLSQDVVTFPQLIQRIDQILDKFGKIRDNATPELLQIRRELAKTEGSISRTLYSILRSAQSEGIVEKDVTPTLRDGRLVIPVIPTLKRKIKGIVHDESATGKTVFIEPTEVVEANNRVRELEGEERKEIIRILTDFTNKVRPYSKEILDSYRFLAIIDLIQAKQKLADIFKAIEPEVEDHPHIDWTRAIHPLLQLSLQKKNEKVVPLDIMLTQDKRILIISGPNAGGKSVCLKTVGLLQYMLQCGLSIPVSERSKTGVFQNIMIDIGDEQSLENDLSTYSSHLLNMKNMMKAANGETIILIDEFGTGTEPGIGGAIAEAVLDKFCKQQAYGVITTHYQNLKHFADSHEGVVNGAMLYDRHEMKALFQLAIGRPGSSFAIEIARKIGLPEEVIKEASDIVGSEYIQSDKYLQDIVRDKRYWENKRQNIHQREKDMEKTISKYENDIEDIERSRKAILKKAKEEAAELLKESNKRIENAIREIKESQAEKEETRRIRQELDTFKQEVQEIDTKETDDKIARKIAQIQQRKERHAKRQAEKKENQEKAAAALRNAQNKTQADSKRDIQIGDTVRIKGLTTVGKIENITGDTATAVFGGMRTKMRLNRLEHATTPIENADKTEERKENLASYGISKETRKTIDSHKSNFHQDLDVRGMRGDEALNAVQYFIDDAILVGMPRVRILHGKGNGILRQLIRQYLSSVPNVTHYADEHVQFGGSGITVVDF; translated from the coding sequence ATGATATATCCAGATAATTTTGAAAATAAGATAGGATTCAATGAAATCCGCAAGATGCTGCGCGAAAGATGCCTCTCTCCACTCGGAAAGGAACAGGTAGACAAGATGGCATTCAGCAGCGATGCAGAACAAGTTAACGAATGGCTCATGCAGGTGCGTGAGTTCCGCAGACTGATGGAGGAAGTAGAAGACTTTCCCCTACAATATTTCTATGATGTAAGGGAGAGCATCCTCCGTATCCGTGTAGAAAACAGTCACCTGGAGGAGGACGAACTGTTTGACTTGCGACGCTCACTGTCTACCATAGCAGATATGGTGAAAATATTGAATCACAGCGATGACGATGACGAGCCGGAAGACGGATGGAAAAGAGAGAAAAAATATCCCTACCCAGCCCTACATCGCCTTTCACAGGATGTAGTTACTTTTCCACAACTGATTCAGCGCATCGACCAGATACTTGACAAATTCGGCAAGATAAGAGATAATGCAACCCCTGAACTTCTTCAGATTCGCAGAGAACTGGCAAAGACAGAGGGCAGCATCTCACGTACCTTATATAGTATATTGCGCTCGGCACAAAGTGAAGGCATCGTAGAAAAAGACGTAACCCCAACCCTGCGTGACGGCAGACTGGTTATTCCCGTCATCCCTACTCTGAAGCGCAAAATCAAAGGTATCGTACACGATGAGAGTGCCACAGGTAAAACAGTCTTTATAGAACCTACCGAGGTGGTAGAGGCAAACAACCGTGTACGTGAACTGGAGGGTGAAGAGAGAAAAGAAATCATCCGCATCCTCACCGACTTTACCAACAAGGTACGCCCATATTCCAAGGAAATTCTGGACAGCTACCGCTTTCTTGCCATCATTGACCTGATACAAGCCAAGCAAAAACTGGCTGATATCTTCAAAGCCATAGAACCCGAGGTAGAAGACCACCCACACATAGACTGGACCCGTGCGATACACCCATTATTGCAGCTATCTCTACAGAAAAAAAACGAGAAAGTAGTTCCGTTGGATATCATGCTTACACAGGACAAACGCATTCTTATCATCTCCGGTCCAAATGCAGGCGGCAAATCTGTCTGTCTGAAAACCGTCGGATTATTACAGTATATGCTGCAATGCGGTTTGAGCATCCCTGTAAGTGAGCGTTCAAAGACAGGTGTTTTCCAGAACATCATGATTGATATCGGTGACGAACAGAGTCTGGAGAATGACTTGAGTACCTACTCGTCTCATCTTCTGAACATGAAGAATATGATGAAGGCAGCCAATGGCGAGACCATCATTCTGATAGATGAGTTTGGTACAGGTACAGAGCCAGGCATCGGAGGTGCTATCGCCGAAGCTGTACTCGACAAGTTCTGCAAGCAGCAAGCTTATGGTGTGATTACCACCCACTATCAGAACCTGAAGCATTTTGCCGACAGCCATGAAGGAGTGGTTAACGGCGCCATGCTCTACGACCGCCATGAGATGAAAGCCCTCTTCCAATTAGCTATCGGCAGACCAGGTTCTTCTTTCGCTATCGAAATTGCAAGAAAGATAGGATTACCCGAAGAAGTAATCAAGGAAGCATCAGATATCGTTGGTTCTGAATACATTCAAAGCGACAAGTATCTTCAGGATATTGTTCGTGACAAGCGATATTGGGAAAACAAACGCCAGAATATCCATCAGCGTGAAAAAGACATGGAGAAAACAATCTCCAAGTACGAAAACGACATAGAGGATATTGAGCGAAGCAGAAAGGCAATTCTCAAAAAGGCAAAAGAAGAAGCCGCAGAACTTCTGAAAGAAAGTAACAAGAGAATCGAAAACGCCATCCGGGAAATCAAAGAAAGCCAGGCTGAAAAAGAAGAAACCCGCCGTATCCGTCAGGAACTTGATACCTTCAAGCAAGAAGTTCAAGAAATTGATACCAAGGAGACCGATGACAAAATTGCCCGCAAGATAGCCCAGATTCAACAACGCAAAGAACGCCATGCCAAGCGCCAGGCTGAAAAGAAAGAGAATCAGGAAAAGGCTGCAGCAGCACTGAGGAATGCACAGAACAAGACTCAAGCAGATAGTAAACGTGATATTCAGATTGGCGATACGGTGCGCATCAAGGGACTGACTACTGTCGGAAAGATAGAAAACATTACTGGAGATACAGCAACTGCCGTATTTGGAGGAATGAGAACTAAGATGCGCCTGAACCGTCTGGAGCATGCCACAACTCCTATTGAAAATGCAGACAAGACAGAAGAGCGCAAGGAAAATCTGGCTTCATACGGTATCAGTAAGGAAACCAGAAAGACCATTGACTCACATAAATCCAACTTCCACCAGGATCTGGACGTTCGCGGAATGCGAGGCGATGAAGCACTTAATGCGGTACAATACTTCATCGATGACGCTATCCTGGTAGGAATGCCAAGAGTCAGAATCCTTCACGGAAAGGGAAATGGCATCCTAAGACAGCTCATTCGCCAATATCTGAGTAGTGTGCCTAATGTGACCCATTATGCAGATGAACACGTACAATTTGGCGGATCAGGCATTACGGTAGTCGATTTTTAG
- a CDS encoding DUF4199 domain-containing protein: MNTENNENQEEKKTNQQMHKVKTIIIDTGKIRQTKAFARQDGAILGAVWIVSFVCTMLAVDPQYQMLGFISNILIIATPFVVAKRLKAFRDYARDGHISFRHAFYYCIQTFFNATLLLTLVQYLWFRFMDTGLFMNQLQTNYQIVAQAYQLTAGESKVLLDAVSMMKPIAWASMFMITDLVAGAVLSPIIAAVMAKKDKQQHTK; this comes from the coding sequence ATGAATACAGAAAATAACGAGAATCAGGAAGAAAAGAAAACAAACCAGCAAATGCATAAGGTTAAAACGATTATCATCGACACAGGCAAGATAAGACAAACCAAAGCATTTGCCCGGCAAGATGGTGCCATCCTCGGAGCTGTCTGGATCGTCAGTTTCGTATGTACCATGCTGGCAGTAGACCCGCAATACCAGATGCTGGGATTCATTTCCAACATTCTCATCATAGCAACCCCATTTGTTGTGGCCAAGCGACTGAAGGCATTCCGTGACTATGCAAGAGACGGACATATCTCTTTCCGTCATGCATTCTACTATTGCATCCAGACATTCTTCAATGCAACCCTTCTGCTTACCCTTGTGCAATATCTTTGGTTCCGTTTTATGGATACGGGGCTATTCATGAACCAACTGCAAACCAACTATCAGATTGTAGCACAAGCGTATCAGTTAACTGCAGGGGAATCTAAAGTCCTTCTTGATGCCGTCAGTATGATGAAACCGATAGCCTGGGCTTCCATGTTTATGATTACCGACCTGGTAGCAGGTGCTGTACTCAGTCCGATTATTGCTGCTGTAATGGCAAAGAAGGATAAACAACAGCATACAAAATAA